The Deltaproteobacteria bacterium genome includes a window with the following:
- a CDS encoding amidohydrolase encodes MLDLVLRGGRVCDGSTAPARDADVGIDAGRIVAIGRVDGAARRTLDVRGLVVAPGFVDVHTHYDAQVTWDRLCTPSCWHGVTSVVIGNCGFALAPCRPGERERLLRMLEHVEGMPFESLRAGVAWEWESFADYVRALRARPLGVNVGVLLGHSALRAYVMGDDAYARQARTGEVEAMAALVREGMAAGAVGLATSRSPAHVGEGGRPVPSRQASREELGALVAAMAASGRGVLEITSETFPVSADELAWLQDLARASGRPVSFSAILDVPDRRDAWEPVYARLREGLAAGAAVYPQVSCRPMRFDFDLATGCASLDAMPCWRRWRAAPSDAARLVLLADAGFRAAVKAEALGRAGAPAGRRWGEVVLEEASRAEHETLVGRTLAEIAAARGGDTIDALLDLSAAENLSARFSMLLMNYDDEHVGALLGRPESLIALSDAGAHVSVLCDAGYATHLLGHWVRGRGLFGWEEAVRRLTAMPAAIYGIAERGLLAPGRVADVVCLDPTRVAARAPEKVHDFPGGAARYVARAEGIEHVFIRGEEFLAHGEWTGAHPGVVLDGAARG; translated from the coding sequence ATGCTCGACCTCGTCCTGCGCGGCGGCCGGGTCTGCGACGGCAGCACCGCCCCGGCGCGGGATGCGGACGTGGGGATCGACGCGGGACGGATCGTGGCGATCGGCCGCGTCGACGGCGCCGCCCGGCGCACGCTCGACGTGCGCGGTCTCGTCGTCGCGCCGGGGTTCGTCGACGTGCACACGCACTACGACGCGCAGGTGACCTGGGACCGGCTGTGCACGCCGTCGTGCTGGCACGGGGTCACCTCGGTCGTGATCGGGAACTGCGGCTTCGCGCTCGCGCCCTGCCGGCCGGGTGAGCGTGAGCGCCTCCTGCGCATGCTCGAGCACGTCGAGGGCATGCCGTTCGAGAGCCTGCGGGCCGGCGTCGCGTGGGAGTGGGAGTCGTTCGCCGACTACGTGCGGGCGCTGCGCGCCCGGCCGCTCGGCGTGAACGTCGGCGTGCTCCTCGGGCACTCGGCGCTCCGCGCCTATGTCATGGGCGACGACGCGTACGCGCGCCAGGCGCGGACCGGCGAGGTGGAGGCGATGGCCGCCCTGGTGCGGGAGGGCATGGCCGCGGGCGCGGTCGGGCTCGCGACCTCGCGCTCGCCGGCGCACGTCGGCGAGGGCGGCCGGCCCGTCCCCAGCCGGCAGGCGAGCCGCGAGGAGCTGGGCGCCCTCGTCGCGGCGATGGCCGCGTCGGGCCGGGGCGTGCTCGAGATCACGTCCGAGACCTTTCCCGTGTCGGCCGACGAGCTCGCCTGGCTGCAGGACCTCGCGCGGGCGTCCGGGCGCCCCGTCAGCTTCAGCGCGATCCTCGACGTCCCCGACCGCCGCGACGCGTGGGAGCCCGTCTACGCGCGGCTCCGCGAGGGCCTCGCCGCCGGCGCCGCCGTCTACCCGCAGGTGTCGTGCCGCCCGATGCGCTTCGACTTCGACCTCGCCACGGGCTGCGCGTCGCTCGACGCGATGCCGTGCTGGCGCCGCTGGCGCGCGGCGCCATCCGACGCCGCGCGGCTGGTACTCCTCGCCGACGCCGGGTTCCGGGCCGCCGTGAAGGCCGAGGCGCTCGGCCGGGCGGGCGCTCCGGCCGGCCGGCGCTGGGGCGAGGTCGTCCTCGAGGAGGCGTCGCGTGCCGAGCACGAGACGCTCGTCGGCCGCACGCTGGCCGAGATCGCCGCGGCCCGCGGTGGCGACACGATCGACGCGCTCCTCGACCTGTCCGCGGCCGAGAACCTGAGCGCCCGCTTCTCCATGCTGCTCATGAACTACGACGACGAGCACGTGGGCGCCCTCCTCGGCCGGCCCGAGAGCCTGATCGCGCTCTCGGACGCGGGCGCGCACGTCTCCGTCCTCTGCGACGCCGGCTACGCGACCCACCTCCTCGGCCACTGGGTGCGCGGGCGCGGTCTCTTCGGGTGGGAGGAGGCGGTGCGCCGGCTCACCGCGATGCCGGCTGCGATCTACGGCATCGCGGAGCGCGGGCTCCTGGCGCCCGGGCGGGTGGCCGACGTCGTCTGCCTCGATCCGACGCGGGTCGCGGCGCGCGCGCCGGAGAAGGTGCACGACTTCCCGGGCGGCGCGGCGCGCTACGTCGCGCGTGCCGAGGGCATCGAGCACGTCTTCATCCGTGGCGAGGAGTTCCTCGCCCACGGCGAGTGGACCGGGGCGCACCCGGGCGTGGTGCTCGACGGGGCGGCCCGTGGCTAG